The Sulfurovum zhangzhouensis genome includes the window TATTAAAGAAGCACATCAAAAAGAGGTTTCTGTCATTGTATTTCCAGAACTTACCCTTACCGGATACACTGCCAGTGATCTTTTACTTAACCAAACCCTCCTGCAAGCACAAGAGGATGCACTCAATAAGATATTAAAAAATATAAAAGAGATAAATACTATTGTCATCCTCGGTTACGCGCATATTGAAGCCGATAGGCTCTATAACTGTGCAATCGTACTTCAAAACGGTAATATCCTTGGACTCGTACCAAAAACCTACCTGCCGAATAAAAAAGAGTTCTATGAAAAACGCCAATTTGTAAGCGGCAAAGGAATCGTTAGAACTACTACTTCGCTTAAGGGGGATGAAGTACCGTTCGGTGTTGATCTTCTCTTTAATGATGGTAAAGACATGACCTTTGGTGTAGAGATATGTGAAGACCTCTGGGCCGTTACTCCGCCGAGCAATCACATGGCGAGCAATGGTGCAAACCTGATCTTCAATCTTTCAGCGAGTAATGAACTCATAGGTAAGCATGAGTATCGTGAAGAGTTGGTCCGTACACAAAGTGCACGTTGTATGGCTGCATATGTTTATAGCTCAGCAGGTGTGGGAGAATCTACCACAGATACCGTATATGGCGGACATGCAATCATCAGCGAATATGGTACGACACTCAAAGAAAATGAACGTTTCAGAATGGATAGCCATTTTATCACTGCGGATGTTGATCTGGAACGTCTCAGATGGCTCAGACTTAACGAGACAAGTTTTAGTGACGGCAGACGTAAACCGGTAAGTACCATCAAAGTAAGCCCTACTCCTGCTATCAGCGCTGTGGAGCGTGAGATCAATCCTATGCCGTTTGTACCTTCCCAGTATGCGGACAAGCAAGCAAGATGCGATGAGATCGTACAGATACAGGCGCACGGGCTGATCAAGCGTATGACACACGCACATATCCAAAAAGCCGTGATAGGCATCTCCGGTGGGCTTGACTCTACTCTTGCCCTGCTCTCTACGCATAGAGCTTTTGATATCATGGGATGGGATCACAAAGATATCGTGGCGATCACTATGCCCGGTTTTGGTACTACTACACGTACCAAGAGTAATGCAGAAAAGCTATGTGAGCGTCTCGGTGTGACACTCAAAACTGTAGAGATCACCAATCTCTCGCTTAATGAATTTGAAGCGATCGAGCATGATCCTTCCGAGCATACTGTTACTTATGAGAATGTACAGGCAAGGGCTAGAACTTCGATCCTGATGAACACTGCCAACAAGATTGGTGGTCTTGTGATCGGTACGGGTGACCTCAGTGAAGTAGCCCTGGGATGGTCAACATATAACGGTGATCATATGAGTATGTATGCGCTCAACTCAAGCATCCCCAAAACACTGGTACAGTATGTTATCGAATACTTCAAATCAGAAGAAAAAATCGCAGCGATCATCGATGATATCCTTGCAACACCTATCAGCCCCGAACTGCTTCCGCACAAAGAAGATGAGATCGTACAACACACCGAGTCTATCGTGGGACCTTACGAGCTACATGACTTCTTTTTGTACCACTTTATCAAGTATGGCGCAAAGCCTGAAAAGATACTCTACCTAGCGAAGAAAGCGTTTGATATTAAATACGATGAAGAACATATCAAAGAGTGGCTTACCCTATTCCTCAAGCGCTTCTTTACTCAGCAGTTCAAGCGTTCATGCATCCCTGACGGCCCTAAAGTCGGTACGATCAGCCTCTCTCCTAGAGCTGATTGGAGAATGCCGAGCGATGCAGATTTTGAGACGTGGATAAAAGCTTTAGATAATTAAAAATGCGAATATAAACTTTCATTTTTAATTCTTTTTTATCAGCTAGTTCTATTTATTCGCATCTATATTGAAATATAGAAAAATATTAAACCGAGCAAATATGATATGATACGACTAAATATATCTAAAGGAAGAGGATAATGAACAACACCCCGCTCAAACACTTCACACATACCGTACTACAGGGACTTTTTGGACTACTTCCCATCACGATCTTTGTTGTCTTGATCCTCTGGATGTACGGTAAGGTCGACCTATTTGTAGGCTGGATGTTCAAAACTGTCGGGTTTACTCCTGAACACCACAAGTTCTTGTGGTTTTTACTGGCTTTGGGGATTTTCGTACTTCTTTTATACTTTATGGGACTCCTGATAAAGACAAGACTTATCGGTTACTTTGAAAAACTATTGACAAAGCTACCCGGCTATAAGACGATCAAAGACCTTATCAACATCTTCAACTCCTCCAAAGAGGGAGAAAACCGTGTTCTTGTCGTAGTGATCAAAGGGTTTGCCAATGAAGGATACAATATCGGGCTGATGTATTCGCAAAAAGAGAGTATCATCAAAGACCACTACACTGTAACGCTTTCTATGTCCCCTATCCCTAATGGCGGATATATGTTTGAAGTACATAAGGACAACATCTATGTGATCGAAGAAGCTACCTTTGATGATAACCTTCAGTATCTACTCTCGATGGGTGTCAAAAGCTTTGCAGAAGTGGTCAAAAGCGAGCCAAAACCCCTGGATACGCTCCCCTCACTCTCTTCCTGGCTTACAACCCATAAAGCCAGCTAAGCCATAGCTGGTTTCAGCCTAATAGACCTTTTAGCATTACTTCGATAGAATATTACGAAATTTAATAACTGAGGTTTATTTTGCTATACAACGTAACAGAAATTCAAAAGATATTACCACATAGATACCCTTTCTTGCTAGTTGACAGAATCACGGAGCTAGAAGCGGGAAAATCTATCGTGGGATACAAAAATATCACTATTGCTGAGCCTGTATTTCAAGGGCACTTTCCTGATCACCCTATCTATCCGGGCGTAATGATCATTGAAGGTATGGCTCAAGCCGGTGGTGTACTTGCATTTGAAAGTATGAGCGATGAAGAAAAAGCAAGCAACACTGAAAAAGTTGTTTACTTTATGAGCATCGATAAAGCAAAATTCCGTGCACCCGTAACACCGGGAGACCAACTTGTATACAAACTTGAAGTGATCAAAAACAAAGGTGCGGTTTGGAACCTGGACGGGAAAGCCTATGTTGACGATAAGCTAGTGGCTCAAGCTGAGCTTAAAGCTATGATCGTAGACAAGTAGGATCAGAGTAGATGTCAAATATTCATCCAACAGCTATTATAGAAGATGGTGCACTGCTTGGAGAAAATGTCACAGTCGGCCCTTATGCGTACATCGGTCCAAAGGTAAAGATCGGTGACGGTACTTCCATTGCAGCACATGCTGTGATCGAGGGAGACACCACAATCGGGAAAAACAACCGTATCTTTTCCCATACTGCGATCGGTACTGTCCCGCAAGATCTTAAATTCAAAGGTGAAGAGGTTCAACTCATCATCGGTGATAACAATACGATCCGTGAGTTTACTCTTTTTAATCCGGGAACTGAAGGCGGTGGCTCTGTCACAAGAGTGGGAAACGGTAACCTCTTTATGGGGTATGTACATTTAGGACATGATGTAATTATCGGTGACA containing:
- a CDS encoding NAD(+) synthase produces the protein MFGYYRVASAVNQTTVANPAKNAKEVISLIKEAHQKEVSVIVFPELTLTGYTASDLLLNQTLLQAQEDALNKILKNIKEINTIVILGYAHIEADRLYNCAIVLQNGNILGLVPKTYLPNKKEFYEKRQFVSGKGIVRTTTSLKGDEVPFGVDLLFNDGKDMTFGVEICEDLWAVTPPSNHMASNGANLIFNLSASNELIGKHEYREELVRTQSARCMAAYVYSSAGVGESTTDTVYGGHAIISEYGTTLKENERFRMDSHFITADVDLERLRWLRLNETSFSDGRRKPVSTIKVSPTPAISAVEREINPMPFVPSQYADKQARCDEIVQIQAHGLIKRMTHAHIQKAVIGISGGLDSTLALLSTHRAFDIMGWDHKDIVAITMPGFGTTTRTKSNAEKLCERLGVTLKTVEITNLSLNEFEAIEHDPSEHTVTYENVQARARTSILMNTANKIGGLVIGTGDLSEVALGWSTYNGDHMSMYALNSSIPKTLVQYVIEYFKSEEKIAAIIDDILATPISPELLPHKEDEIVQHTESIVGPYELHDFFLYHFIKYGAKPEKILYLAKKAFDIKYDEEHIKEWLTLFLKRFFTQQFKRSCIPDGPKVGTISLSPRADWRMPSDADFETWIKALDN
- a CDS encoding DUF502 domain-containing protein is translated as MNNTPLKHFTHTVLQGLFGLLPITIFVVLILWMYGKVDLFVGWMFKTVGFTPEHHKFLWFLLALGIFVLLLYFMGLLIKTRLIGYFEKLLTKLPGYKTIKDLINIFNSSKEGENRVLVVVIKGFANEGYNIGLMYSQKESIIKDHYTVTLSMSPIPNGGYMFEVHKDNIYVIEEATFDDNLQYLLSMGVKSFAEVVKSEPKPLDTLPSLSSWLTTHKAS
- the fabZ gene encoding 3-hydroxyacyl-ACP dehydratase FabZ is translated as MLYNVTEIQKILPHRYPFLLVDRITELEAGKSIVGYKNITIAEPVFQGHFPDHPIYPGVMIIEGMAQAGGVLAFESMSDEEKASNTEKVVYFMSIDKAKFRAPVTPGDQLVYKLEVIKNKGAVWNLDGKAYVDDKLVAQAELKAMIVDK